One Tenebrio molitor chromosome 2, icTenMoli1.1, whole genome shotgun sequence genomic region harbors:
- the LOC138124252 gene encoding uncharacterized protein: MTGCCVPQCKNRTEKGFRLFRLPTGEKNAHRRNFWLQCIGRSEINPSSMICEVHFSEEQFERKRKDDRRLLRAGAVPDLLTTVDITNSQQAGTDGACTENASDQKRTSVGLEELNSDCTDKIQDTTSRWRAIRDNYVRSLRKQAQHAESSVKKIRPYIYGKELSFLNKSKELPTAEVNFENNTDDRADNVDANDADVHLGSSEATFEDNSNELSYDPLDYVDEIKTEADEGNVYVRPTEASFENNVTEISHDRADYVSEIKTEADDIDIIEEELVNSSTINNLHATKRKRLNIQHASMDFRDAVTVMKSPLQEDEDLAFFYSLLPSVRSLNTDQKFTFRLKTMQLLQEIRNSSRINASIDTDSNM, from the exons ATGACCGGGTGCTGTGTGCCTCAGTGTAAAAACAGGACAGAAAAGGGATTTCGATTGTTTAGGTTACCAACCG GCGAAAAAAATGCACACAGGAGGAATTTCTGGCTCCAATGCATTGGGAGGTCCGAAATAAATCCTAGTTCCATGATTTGTGAa GTCCATTTTTCAGAGGAACAATTTGAGAGGAAGCGAAAAGATGATCGAAGATTGTTACGCGCGGGGGCCGTTCCAGATTTACTAACAACCGTTGACATTACGAATAGTCAGCAAGCAGGAACTGATGGAGCTTGTACTGAAAATGCATCAGATCAAAAGCGAACTAGCGTTGGTCTTGAAGAATTAAATTCCGATTGTACTGATAAAA TACAAGATACGACGTCAAGGTGGAGAGCTATCCGCGATAATTACGTGCGAAGCTTGCGGAAACAGGCACAACACGCCGAATCTAGTGTCAAGAAAATACGACCCTACATCTACGGAAAAGAGTTAAGCTTTCTAAACAAGAGTAAAGAATTGCCAACTGCTGaagttaattttgaaaataacacCGATGATCGAGCAGATAACGTAGATGCAAATGATGCTGATGTACACTTAGGAAGTAGCGAGGCTACTTTTGAAGATAATAGCAATGAACTGAGCTATGATCCACTGGATTATGTAGATGAAATCAAGACAGAAGCGGATGAGGGTAATGTTTACGTACGACCAACCGAGGCTAGTTTTGAAAATAACGTTACCGAAATAAGTCATGATCGAGCAGATTATGTAAGTGAAATCAAGACAGAAGCAGATGACATTGATATTATAGAAGAAGAACTAGTCAATTCCTctacaattaataatttacatgCGACGAAACGAAAAAGACTTAACATTCAACATGCGTCGATGGATTTCAGGGATGCTGTCACGGTGATGAAGAGTCCACTTCAAGAAGACGAAGATTTGGCGTTCTTTTATTCGCTACTTCCGTCGGTTAGAAGTTTAAATACGGATCAAAAATTTACGTTCCGTTTGAAAACTATGCAGCTTTTGCAGGAGATAAGAAATTCCTCTAGAATCAATGCTTCTATTGATACTGATTCAAATATGtag
- the LOC138125061 gene encoding zinc finger MYM-type protein 1-like: MFPIQDPVCVLLQTPFRRWSDNDKKDFLTCERPMPLLNANQVRKVGNKVYYRNFNKSRYSQFEWLCGSYYLDKLFCFPCLIVDDKAGLWNKTGFNDLKNLGRGLHRHEESLEHLRCALDFSKLKKNLTCGDGAQENSRQHVSKQFNENMQRNRHFMQLPILAIMYLGRQELPFGHGNFEELLRVLSMSPGYLQEHYKQIKTVFADKTIQKDLVDSISQYIDEHVEKEIQESNFFSIQVEDISDVAQSPQCSVTVRYVNSWGKLVERFLGFHAGSNRTANAMFELVLNCVEKWHYKSKLIGQSFDGASVVPAQLDILQAKIKDVAPQALLVHCLAHPLNSVLQQSCNSVSTCRVFFATVSDLPTFFSRLKGTAIVRRIPASAIARWTSSSDILSVVNNDWDSLKQVFTEVMNDSSYDSTCVRQSEAFLNKFNQFEFALLVVVFHDVFRLTGALCEALQKNSLDVRFCVVQVGNTLTLLNSKRSGDVFEKMFDLAALKALPSEGQKGKCEMLYYEILDALSLQISTRFKDMEKLEFVALMDNSKFQKYSQNFPMNALSSLKLSYPNVFTSTCLQRLKNELQLVYGDEEFRNKEQNFMKILTDHMNIFKETYKLFCLILTMPSIGVSAKSSFSCSERIKSYLRDTTEERLTSLAKISIERELLEELIDEQPFYDDIIDKFVNLNEIPKQELGKCMHT, encoded by the coding sequence ATGTTTCCTATACAAGATCCGGTTTGTGTTCTATTACAAACCCCGTTTCGCAGATGGAGCGACAACGACAAGAAAGACTTTTTAACTTGCGAACGACCCATGCCTCTCTTAAATGCAAACCAAGTTAGGAAAGTAGGGAACAAAGTGTACTAtcgaaattttaacaaatcgCGGTACTCGCAGTTCGAGTGGTTGTGTGGCAGTTATTATTTGGATAAACTCTTCTGTTTTCCCTGCTTGATTGTCGATGATAAAGCAGGTCTGTGGAACAAGACTGGCTTcaacgatttaaaaaatctaggtCGGGGTCTGCACAGGCACGAAGAGTCGTTAGAACACCTTCGTTGTGCGttggatttttcaaaactgaagaaaaatcTGACCTGTGGGGATGGAGCACAAGAGAACTCCAGACAGCATGTTAGTAAACAGTTCAACGAAAACATGCAGCGCAACAGACACTTCATGCAGTTACCTATTCTTGCAATCATGTACTTGGGAAGACAAGAACTGCCATTTGGTCACGGCAACTTTGAAGAACTGTTGAGAGTCTTATCGATGAGCCCTGGATATCTCCAAGAGCACTACAAACAAATCAAAACGGTGTTTGCCGACAAAACGATCCAAAAGGATCTAGTCGACTCTATTTCCCAATACATCGACGAACACGTCGAAAAAGAAATCCAAgagtccaattttttttcaattcaagTGGAGGACATCTCAGACGTTGCCCAAAGCCCCCAGTGCAGCGTCACCGTCAGATACGTCAATTCCTGGGGAAAGTTAGTGGAACGCTTCTTGGGCTTTCACGCTGGTTCTAACAGGACTGCCAACGCGATGTTCGAGCTTGTGTTAAATTGTGTCGAAAAATGGCACTACAAGTCAAAACTTATCGGACAAAGCTTCGACGGGGCGAGTGTGGTGCCAGCACAATTAGACATTCTTCAGGCAAAGATCAAAGACGTTGCGCCACAAGCACTTCTCGTCCATTGCCTGGCACACCCTTTGAACTCAGTGTTGCAACAAAGCTGCAACAGTGTTTCGACGTGTCGCGTGTTTTTTGCAACCGTGAGTGACTTACCTACGTTTTTTAGTCGACTGAAGGGTACGGCCATCGTAAGACGAATTCCTGCGTCCGCCATTGCACGATGGACGTCAAGTTCTGACATTTTGAGTGTGGTGAATAACGACTGGGACAGCTTGAAACAAGTATTCACCGAAGTAATGAACGATTCGTCTTATGATTCGACTTGTGTTAGGCAAAGCGAAGCCTTTTTGAACAAGTTCAATCAGTTTGAATTCGCGCTTTTGGTTGTTGTTTTTCACGACGTTTTTCGACTGACTGGTGCGCTCTGCGAAGCACTACAAAAAAACTCGCTCGACGTGCGTTTTTGCGTGGTGCAAGTTGGAAACACGCTGACTCTCTTAAACAGCAAAAGAAGTGGAGATGTTTTCGAGAAAATGTTCGATTTGGCTGCTTTAAAAGCACTTCCAAGTGAAGGACAAAAAGGAAAGTGTGAAATGCTGTATTACGAAATCTTGGATGCGCTTTCGCTGCAGATTAGCACGCGTTTTAAAGATATGGAAAAGCTTGAGTTTGTTGCCTTGATGGATAATTCGAAGTTCCAAAAGTATTCCCAAAATTTTCCCATGAACGCGTTGAGTAGCTTAAAGCTGTCCTATCCGAATGTATTTACTTCTACTTGCTTGCAAAGATTGAAAAATGAACTGCAGTTGGTTTATGGTGATGAAGAGTTCCGAAATaaggaacaaaattttatgaagaTTTTAACCGACCACATGAATATCTTCAAAGAAACATATAAACTATTTTGTTTGATACTGACTATGCCATCGATTGGTGTGTCCGCAAAGTCGAGTTTTTCTTGTTCAGAAAGAATCAAATCTTATCTGCGTGATACGACAGAAGAGAGACTTACAAGTTTGGCAAAAATATCGATCGAAAGAGAGCTACTAGAGGAGTTAATTGATGAACAACCGTTTTATGACGATATCATCGACAAGTTTGTAAATTTGAACGAGATACCTAAACAAGAACTAGGTAAGTGCATGCACAcgtaa